In the Agromyces flavus genome, CCACCACATCATCTCGAACGCGTCCTGCACCACGAACTGCCTCGCGCCGCTCGCGAAGGTCTTCAACGACGAGTTCGGCATCGAGCGCGGGCTCATGACCACGGTGCACGCGTACACGGCCGACCAGAACCTGCAGGACGGTCCGCACAAGGACCTCCGGCGTGCGCGCGCCGCGGCGATCAACATCGTGCCGACCTCGACCGGCGCCGCGAAGGCGATCGGCCTCGTCCTTCCCGAACTGCGCGGCAAGCTCGACGGCTTCGCGCTGCGCGTCCCGGTCCCGACCGGTTCCATCACCGACCTCACCGTGACCAGCTCGCGCCCGGTGACGGTCGACGAGGTGAAGGCGGCGTACAAGAAGGCCGCCGAGGGCTCGCTGAAGGGCATCCTCAAGTACACGGAGGATGACATCGTCTCGAGCGACATCGTCTCCGACCCGTACTCCTGCATCTTCGACGCCGGACTGACGCGCGTGATCGGCGACCAGGTCAAGCTGTCGGGCTGGTACGACAACGAGTGGGGCTACTCGAACCGGTTGGTCGACCTCACCGAGTACGTGGCCGAGCGACTCTGAGGCGAGTGACGTGACCCTCCGAACCATCGATTCACTGGGTCCGCTCGCCGGCAGGCGCGTCGTCGTCCGTTGCGACCTCAACGTCCCTTTGCAGGACGGGGTCATCACGGACGACGGCCGCGTGCGCGCGTCGGTCCCCACGCTCACCGCGCTCGTCGAACAGGGCGCCAAGGTCATCGTGATCTCGCACCTCGGCCGCCCCGAGGGCGCGCCCGATCCGAAGTACAGCCTCGAGCCGGTGGCGACGCGCCTCGGCGAGGTGCTCGACGCTCCGGTGGCCTTCGCCTCCGACACGGTGGGCGACGATGCGACCGCCAAAGTCGCGGCCCTGGGCGACGGTGAGGTACTCGTGCTCGAGAACCTCCGCTTCAACCCGGGCGAGACGAGCAAGAACGAGGCCGAGCGCACGGCGTTCGCCGGGCAGCTGGCCGAGTTCGCCGATGCGGTCGTGTCCGACGGCTTCGGCGTCGTGCACCGCAAGCAGGCGAGCGTCTACGAGCTCGAGCAGCTTCGTCCGAGCGCCGCCGGATCCCTCATCGCGGCCGAGCTCGACGTGCTCGACCGGCTCACCGAGAACCCCGAGCGGCCGTACGTGGTCGTGCTCGGCGGCTCCAAGGTGTCCGACAAGCTCGGCGTCATCGAGCACCTGCTGCCACGCGTCGACGCCCTCCTGATCGGGGGCGGCATGCTGTTCACCTTCCTCGCGGCACAGGGTCACAAGGTCGGCTCGAGCCTGCTCGAGGCCGACCAGATCGACACCGTGAAGGGCTACCTCTCGGATGCCGCGGACCGCGGCGTCGACATCCTGCTGCCGACCGACGTGGTCGTCGCGGCCTCGTTCTCGGCCGACGCCGAGCACGAGGTCGCCCCGGCCGACGCCATCGAGGAGACGCCGTTCGGCGCGTCGGGCCTCGGCCTCGACATCGGTCCCGACACCGCGGCCGCGTTCGCCGAGCGGATCCGAGACGCCAAGACCGTGTTCTGGAACGGCCCGATGGGCGTGTTCGAACTCGCGCCGTTCGCCGAGGGCACGCGCGTCGTGGCATCCGCCCTCACCGAGGTCGACGGGCTCAGCGTCGTCGGCGGCGGCGACTCGGCCGCGGCCGTGCGGCAGCTCGGGTTCGACGAAGGCGCGTTCGGTCACATCTCGACGGGCGGCGGCGCGAGCCTGGAATTCCTCGAAGGCAAGAAACTCCCCGGACTGGAGGTCCTCGGATGGCAGTGACCCGCACCCCGTTCATCGCGGGCAACTGGAAGATGAACCTCGACCACCTGCAGTCGATCGCGTTCGTGCAGAAGCTCGCGTGGAGCCTCTCGGACGCGAAGCACGACTTCGCCGACGCCGAGGTGGCGGTGTTCCCGCCCTTCACCGACCTGAGGTCGGTGCAGTCGCTCATCTCGGCCGACGACCTGCCGCTCGGCTTCGGTGCGCAGGACCTGTCGCAGCACGACTCGGGCGCGTACACGGGCGAGGTGTCGGGGGCGTTCCTCGCGAAGCTCGACTGCGCGTACGTCATCATCGGCCACTCCGAGCGGCGGCAGTACCACGCCGAGACCGACGAGGTCGTGAACGCCAAGGTCTCTGCGGCGCACCGCCACGGGCTCGTCCCGGTGCTCTGCGTCGGCGAGACGGCGGAAGACCTGGAGCAGCACGGCGCGAGCGCGGTCCCCGTGGCGCAGCTGCGGGCAGCGCTCGACGGCGTGGATGTCTCGAAGGGACTCGTCGTGGCGTACGAGCCGGTCTGGGCCATCGGCTCCGGACAGGCCGCGACGCCCGAGCAGGCGCAGCAGGTCGCGGCGGCGCTCCGCGCCGTGCTCGCCGAGCTCGCGGGGGATGAGCTCGCCGCGTCCACGCGGATCCTGTACGGCGGCTCGGTCAAGGCCGCGAACATCGCATCCTTCCTCCGCGAGCCCGACGTCGACGGCGCGCTGGTCGGCGGGGCGAGCCTCGACATCGACGAGTTCTCGAGCATCGTCCGCTTCAAGAAGCACGTCGGCGCCTGACTCGTCCTCCCGCGTCGCCCGTGCCCTCGTGACGTGGGCGGGGCGGCGCGGGCGGCTATACTCGACTGGCGGCATCGACACTTCGTCATGCCCGGAAAGGTTTCACCGTGGAGATTCTCCAGGTCGTCCTGCAGGTGCTGCTCGGCCTCACGAGCATCCTGCTCACGCTCCTGATCCTGCTGCACAAGGGTCGCGGCGGCGGTCTGTCCGACATGTTCGGCGGCGGCGTCACGTCGAACCTCGGCGCGTCCGGGGTCGCGGAGCGCAACCTGAACCGCATCACGATCATCCTCGGTCTCGTGTGGGTGACGTGCATCGTGGTGCTCGGGCTCATCACGAAGTTCGACGCCGGAATCTGACGGAGGGCCACGTGGCATCAGGCAACAGCGCGATCCGGGGCTCGCGAGTCGGCTCCGGACCTATGGGCGAGCAGGACCGCGGCTTCCATGCCGACAGGGTCGCCGTCAGCTACTGGGACGCCCAGGGCAATGAGACGGTCCGGTACTTCGCGGCGAACCTCCCCGAGGAGGAGATCCCCGACGTCATCGACAGCCCCTCGACGGGCCTGCCGGCCGGGCGCGACAAGGACAACCCGCCCGCGGTCGCGAAGCTCGAGCCGTACAAGACGCACCTCGCGTACGTGAAGGAGCGCCGCACCGAGGAAGAGGCGGCCGCCCTCCTCGAAGAGGCGCTGCAGCAGCTTCGCGCGCGCCGCGGCACCGCGCAGGCGACCGACTGACGCAGGCGCCGCCGATCGGCGTCGGCGAGCACGACGACGAAACGGGCCGCCCCGAGTGGGGCGGCCCGTTCTCGCATGCGAGGTGCGTTCAGTAGTCGCGCGCGATGAGTGCGTCGGGCACCTCGGCCGCAGCATCCCGATCGACGAAGAACACGGTGCGCCGGCGACCCTTGATTCCGGCCACGGGGACCTCGTCGCGGCTGGCGCCGGCGAGCGCGAGCCCGAGGGCGGCCGCCTTGTCGGCACCCGCGAGCACCAGCCACACGCGCTGCGACGCGTTGATCACGGGACGCGTGAGGCTCAGGCGCTCGGGCGGGGGCTTCGGGGATTCCCGCACGGCGATCACGGGCCGGTCGACGACCTGGATGCCGGAACGGTGCGGGAACAGCGAAGCGATGTGGCCGTCGGGACCGACGCCGAGGAACACGATGTCGAACACGGGATGCGCGAGCCCCTCCGCGCCGAATCGCGCCAGCTCGGCCGCGTAGGCGTCGGCCGCCTCGTCCAGGCTGATGCCCTGGTCGGACGCCGGGAACGGGTGGATGTTCCCGGCCGGCAGCTGCAGCGCGTCCAGGAGCGCCTCGCGCGACAGCCGATCGTTGCGGTCGGCATCGCCATCGGGCACCCAGCGCTCGTCGCCCCACCAGAAGTGGACGCGATCCCAGTCCACGGACTGCCGGGCGGGTGACTCGCGCACGGCCTCGAGCACCGCACCGCCCATCGACCCGCCCGTCAGCACGACGTGCACGGTCTCCTGCGCGTCCAGCAGATCGAGCACCTTGGTGATGAATCGCGCGGCGACCGCTCCGGCGAGGGTGTCCTTGTCGGGATGGACGAGCACTCGGCGCTCGTTCGTCATGCGGTCGCTCCTTCGTCGTTCGCCGCTCGCTGCGAGACCAGCGCGAGCCCCCTGGTGATCACCTCACCGTACAGCTCATCGGGGTCCAGTCGGCGCAGCTCGTCGGCAAGGCAGTCGCGGAGGCTGCGCCGGGGGAGTGCGAGGTCGTGGACGGGCTGTCCGGGCTGACGCAGGGTCGCGACGCCGGGCTGATCGCGCACCAGCTCGATGCGGCCGTTCGGCCGGACGAGGTGGACGCCGTGGATGCCGTGCGAGCCGTGCTCGAGGCCGGTGAGCGTGCAGTCGGCCGGGGCGCCGAGCTGCATCGAGAGCCAGGCCGCGAGGAGCGTGGTCGACGGCGAGTCGACCGCGCCGGTGACGCTCACCGCCGTCACCGGATCGTACGGCGGCTGGTCGAGGACGGCCGCGAGCTGGGCGCGCCACAGCGTGAGCCGCGTCCACGCGAAGTCGGCGTCTCCCGGACGGTAGCTCGCGGCGAGCCGGTCCAGCGCGTCCTGCGGGTCTGGCTGCGTCGAGGCATCCGTGATGCGGCGCTGGGCGATGCGGCCGAGGGGCGAGTCGCCCGGCACCTCGGGCGCCGCACCCGGCCACCACGTCACCACGGGCGCGTCGGGGAGCAGGAGGCCCATGACCAGGCTCTGCTCGTCGTCGGCCGCGTCGCCGCGCGCACGGAGGATGATCACCTCGCTCGCGCCCGCGTCGCCGCCGACGCGGATCTCTGCGTCGATGCGGCTCTCGGTCGCGGGTGAGCCGTCGTCGTCCTCGGAGACGACGATGACGCGCATGGGGTGCTCGCGCGACGCGTCGTTCGCCGCCTCGATCGCCTCCTCCTCGCCATCGTGCGTGGTGTCGATGATGAGGGTCAGCACGCGCCCGAGGGCGACCACGCCGCCCTCCTCGCGGATCTTCACGAGGGTCTTCGACACCTGGCTGGTCGTGGTGTCTGGCAGTTCGACGATCATGGGCGCCTCCAGGTGCGGCCGTCGCGGGCGAGGAGTTCGTCAGCGGACGCCGGGCCCCACGAGCCGGGGCTGTACTGCTCGGGCCGGCCCTGCGTCGCCCAGAACTCCTCGATCGGGTCGAGGATCTTCCACGAGAGCTCGACCTCCTCCTGACGGGGGAACAGCGGCGGGTCGCCGAGGAGCACGTCGAGGATGAGTCGCTCGTAGGCCTCGGGGCTCGCCTCGGTGAACGCGTGGCCGTAGCCGAAGTCCATCGTGACGTCGCGCACCTGCATGCCGGCCCCGGGCACCTTGGAGCCGAACCGGATGGTGACGCCCTCGTCGGGCTGGACCCGGATCACGAGTGCGTTCTGGCCCAGCTGCGAGGTCTGGCTGTCGGCGAACACCTGCTGCGGCGCGCGCTTGAACACGACCGCGATCTCGGTGACGCGGCGGCCCAGGCGCTTTCCCGCGCGGAGGTAGAACGGCACGCCGGCCCACCGGCGGGTGCCGATGAGCAGCTTCATGGCGGCATAGGTCTCGGTCGTCGAGTCGGGGTTCATGCCGTCCTCGTCGAGGAAGCCGATGACCTTCTCGCCGCCCTGCCAACCGCCCGAGTACTGCCCGCGGGCCGTGGCGGTGGCGAGGTCGTCGGGCAGGCGCACCGCTCGCAGGATCTTCTCCTTCTCGGCGCGGAGGTCGGCCGCGTCGAACGAGATGGGCTCCTCCATCGCGGTGAGCGCGAGCAGCTGCAGCAGGTGGTTCTGGATGACGTCGCGCGCTGCGCCGATGCCGTCGTAGTAGCCCGCGCGGCCGCCCACGCCGATGTCCTCGGCCATCGTGATCTGCACGTGGTCGACGAAGTTGGCGTTCCAGATCGGCTCGTAGAGCTGGTTGGCGAACCGCAGCGCGAGGATGTTCTGGACCGTCTCCTTGCCGAGGTAGTGGTCGATCCGGAAGACCGAGTCGGGCGGGAAGACCGAGGCCACCACGTCGTTCAGCTCGATCGCCGTCTTCAGGTCGGAGCCGAAGGGCTTCTCGATGACGACGCGTCGCCACTGGCCCTCCTTCTGCTCCGTCAGTCCCGAGCGCTTGAGCTGCTCGGTGACGATCGGGAACGATTTCGGCGGGATCGAGAGGTAGAACGCGTGGTTGCCCATGGTGCCGCGTTCGCGATCCAGCTCCTCGACGGTCCGGCGCAGGCGGTCGAACGCCGCGTCGTCGTCGAAGGCGCCGGGCACGAAGCGGATGCCGCGGGCGAGCTGCTGCCACACGTCCTCGCGGAACTCGGTGCGGGCGTACTGCTGCACCGAGTCGTGCACGACCTTCTCGAAGTCCTGGTCCTCCCAGTCGCGACGCGCGAAGCCCACGAGCGCGAAGCCGGGAGGAAGCAACCCCCGGTTGGCGAGGTCGTAGACCGCGGGCATGAGCTTCTTGCGCGACAGGTCGCCGGTGACGCCGAAGATGATGAGGCTCGACGGTCCGGCGATCCGGTTCAGGCGGTAGTCCTTCGGCGAGCGCAGGGGGTTGTGCGTCGCCGTGATCTCGACCGGATGCATGTGCGCTCCCGGCATCAGCCGATCGCGGAGCGCAGCGACGCGAGGTCGGCGCTCGGATCGTTCAGCGTGAGCGTGAGCACCGGACGGCCGTGCTCGGCCAGCACCGACGCATCGCCCGACGCCTGCGCGGCGATGAGCTCGCCGAAGGTGAAGGGCCGCTCGGGGATGGCCAGGTCGTCGGCCGACCGCTGCACGAGCTGCAGGAACACGCCGTGCGCCGGGCCGCCCTTGTGGTACTGGCCCGTCGAGTGCAGGAAGCGCGGCCCCCACCCGAAGGTGACCGGCCGGCCGCTGCGCGCCGCGAGCTGGTCGCGGAGCTCCGCGAACTCGGGGTGAGCGACGCGGTCGACGTAGGCCTGCACCGAGATGTACCCGTCGGCCGGAACCTCCTCGAGGAGCACCTCGATCGCCGACGTGAGGTCGCTCGCGGCACCGATCACGTCGGGCGTACCCCGCACCTCGATGCCGTCGGTGACGAATGCGGCCGGAGCGGGCTCGGGACGCGCATCGAGCAGGCCGCGTGCCGCGATCTTCGCCGACTCGACGTCGGGCTGGTCGAACGGGTTGATGCCGAGGATGCGTCCGGCCACCGCGGTCGCGTACTCCCAGACGAGCAGCTGGGCGCCGAGCGTTCCCGAGACCCGGATCTCGCCGTGCGTGTCATCGACGAAGAGGTCGGTGCCGGCGTCGCTCACCAGGCGCACGACCTGGACGTCATCGGCGACGTTCGCCAGCTCGGGAGCGCCGCGGTCGAGGACCACGGGCAGGATGCCGGTGCCGTCCTTGCCGGTCGACTCCGCGATGAGCTGCTCGGCCCAGTCGGCGAAGCCCACGATGTGCGTGCCGTCGGCGACGATCGCGAGCTTGTCGCGTCGCGGCTCGGCACCGGCGATCGCCGCGCCGAGCACGAGTCCTGGGTTCTCCTCGGAGTCCACCGCGAGGGCGAGCTCGATGGCCTCGGCCTCGCCGAGCAGTTCCTCGAGGTCGACGCCCGCGAGGCCCGAGGGCACGAGTCCGAACGCGGTGAGCGCCGAGTACCGGCCGCCGACCGTCGGGTCGGCGTTGAAGACCCGGTAGCCCACGGCGCGAGCCGACTCGTCGAGCGGCGATCCGGGGTCGGTGACGACGACGATGCGGGACGCCGGGTCGATGCCGGCATCGCGGAACGCCTGCTCGTAGATGCGGCGCTGCGAGTCGGTCTCGACGGTCGAACCCGACTTCGACGACACCACGAGCGCCGTGCGCTCGAGCCGGTCGGCGAGCGCGGCGCCGACCTGCGCGGGCTCGGTCGAGTCGAGCACCGTGAGGTGTGCGCGCGCGGTCCGAGTGATGACCTCGGGTGCCAGCGAGCTGCCTCCCATGCCGGCCAGCACGATGTGGTCGACGCCATCGGCGCGCAGCTGGTCGCGCAGTGCAGCGATCTCGGGGAGGAGGGGTCGCGAGATCGCGACGGCCTCGGTCCACCCCAGCCGCTTCGACGCCTCGGGCTCGGCCTCGGGACCCCACAGGGACGCGTCGAGCGCCGTGATGCGCGACGCGACGTCGTCGGCGACGAGCTGGGGCACGAGGCGGCGGACCGCCTCGGCGGCGGGGCCGCTGACGGAGATGCGGACGTTCATCGCGCCGACTCCAGCGCGCCGCGAACCGTGTCCAGGAGTTCCTTCCACGACACGATGAACTTCTCGACGCCTTCGCGCTCGAGCAGTGCGGTGACGTCGTCGTAGTCGACGCCGGCGCTCGCGAGCGCGTCGAGGAGGCGGCCCGCCTCGGCGTACTTCCCGGTCACCGAGTCGCCCTCGATCACGCCGTGGTCGTAGGTGGCCTCGAGCGTCTTCTCGGGCATCGTGTTGACGACGCCGCGGGCGACGAGCTCGGTCACATACAGCGTGTCGGGCAGCGAGGGGTCCTTCACACCGGTCGAGGCCCACAGCGGGCGTTGGCGGTTCGCCCCGGCGTCGAGGAGCGCGACGGCCCGGGGGCTCGCGAACTCCTGCTCGAAGAGCTCGTAGGCGAGCTGCGCGTTCGCGACGCCCGCCCGGCTCTTCAGCGCGGCGGCCTCGGGCGTGCCGATCGCGGCGAGGCGCTTGTCGATCTCGGTGTCGACGCGCGAGACGAAGAACGACGCGACTGAGTGGATGGTGGAGAGGTCGATGCCGGCGGCCTTGGCCTGCTCGAGCCCGGTGAGGTAGGCGTCGATGACCTGGCGGTAGCGGTCGAGGCTGAAGATGAGCGTGACGTTGACGCTGATCCCGGCGGCGATCGCGGCGGTGATCGCCGGCAGCCCCTCGAGGGTGGCGGGGATCTTGATCATGACGTTCGGCCGGTCGACCTTCTCCCAGAGGCGGTGCGCCTCGGCGACGGTCGCGTCCGTGTCGTGCGCGAGATCGGGGGAGACCTCGATCGAGACGCGCCCGTCGTAGCCCTGGCTGCGCTCGTAGACCGGCAGGAAATGGTCGGCCGCGTCGCGCACGTCGTCGGTCGTGATCTCGAAGACCGCGCGGTCGACGTCGGCGCCGTCGGCGGCGAGCGCGTGCAGCTGCTCGCGGTACGACTCGCCGTCGGTCAGCGCCGCGGCGAAGATCGTCGGGTTCGTGGTGACGCCGACGACGTCGCGCTCGGCGATCAGTCGCTCGAGGCCGCCGGAGGTGATGCGCTGGCGCGACAGATCGTCGAGCCAGATGCTCACGCCGGCCTGCGAGAGGGCGGCGGTCGGAGTGTTGGTGCTCATGACAGTGGTCTCCTTCATGCTCGGACTCACGCGGAGGCGAGCGATTCCTTCGCGGCGGCGACGACGGCCTCGGCCGTGATCCCGAACTCGCGGAACAGCGTCTTGTAGTCGGCGGACGCGCCGAAGTGCTCGATCGACACGGCGCGTCCGCGCGTGCCGAGGTAGCGGTACCAGCTGAGGGCGAGGCCCGCCTCGACGCTCACGCGCGCCGTGACCGACGCCGGCAGCACCGATTCGCGGTACTCGGCGTCCTGCTCCTCGAACCACTCGAGGCTCGGCGCCGAGACGACGCGCGCGGCGACTCCGTCGGCGGCGAGCTGTTCGCGGGCGGCGAGCGCGACCTGCACCTCGGAGCCGGTCGCGATGAGGATCACATCGGGTGTACCCGACGCCGCATCGGCCAGCACGTACGCACCCTGCGACACGTTGTCCGCCGAGGCCAGCGTGTCGCCGGATGCCGCGCCCTCGCCGCGCTCGAACACGGGGATGTTCTGGCGCGTCAGCGCGATGCCGGCCGGACCGCCGCGGCGCTTGAGGATCTCGAGCCACGCGTAGGCCGTCTCGTTCGCGTCGGCGGGACGCACGACCGAGAGGTTCGGGATGGCACGCAGCGCCGACAGCTGCTCGATCGGCTGGTGCGTGGGGCCGTCCTCGCCGAGCGCGACCGAGTCGTGCGTCCAGACGAAGATCGAGGGGATGCCCATGAGCGCGGCCAGGCGCACGGC is a window encoding:
- the gap gene encoding type I glyceraldehyde-3-phosphate dehydrogenase, which produces MSVKIGINGFGRIGRNYFRAALAQGADLEIVAVNDLTDNKTLAHLLKYDSVTGPLGATVDYDDDHIIVDGKAIKAFAERDPANLPWGELGVDIVIESTGFFTKAVDARKHIDAGAKKVLISAPATDEDATFVMGVNEESYDPANHHIISNASCTTNCLAPLAKVFNDEFGIERGLMTTVHAYTADQNLQDGPHKDLRRARAAAINIVPTSTGAAKAIGLVLPELRGKLDGFALRVPVPTGSITDLTVTSSRPVTVDEVKAAYKKAAEGSLKGILKYTEDDIVSSDIVSDPYSCIFDAGLTRVIGDQVKLSGWYDNEWGYSNRLVDLTEYVAERL
- a CDS encoding phosphoglycerate kinase, which gives rise to MTLRTIDSLGPLAGRRVVVRCDLNVPLQDGVITDDGRVRASVPTLTALVEQGAKVIVISHLGRPEGAPDPKYSLEPVATRLGEVLDAPVAFASDTVGDDATAKVAALGDGEVLVLENLRFNPGETSKNEAERTAFAGQLAEFADAVVSDGFGVVHRKQASVYELEQLRPSAAGSLIAAELDVLDRLTENPERPYVVVLGGSKVSDKLGVIEHLLPRVDALLIGGGMLFTFLAAQGHKVGSSLLEADQIDTVKGYLSDAADRGVDILLPTDVVVAASFSADAEHEVAPADAIEETPFGASGLGLDIGPDTAAAFAERIRDAKTVFWNGPMGVFELAPFAEGTRVVASALTEVDGLSVVGGGDSAAAVRQLGFDEGAFGHISTGGGASLEFLEGKKLPGLEVLGWQ
- the tpiA gene encoding triose-phosphate isomerase → MAVTRTPFIAGNWKMNLDHLQSIAFVQKLAWSLSDAKHDFADAEVAVFPPFTDLRSVQSLISADDLPLGFGAQDLSQHDSGAYTGEVSGAFLAKLDCAYVIIGHSERRQYHAETDEVVNAKVSAAHRHGLVPVLCVGETAEDLEQHGASAVPVAQLRAALDGVDVSKGLVVAYEPVWAIGSGQAATPEQAQQVAAALRAVLAELAGDELAASTRILYGGSVKAANIASFLREPDVDGALVGGASLDIDEFSSIVRFKKHVGA
- the secG gene encoding preprotein translocase subunit SecG, whose product is MEILQVVLQVLLGLTSILLTLLILLHKGRGGGLSDMFGGGVTSNLGASGVAERNLNRITIILGLVWVTCIVVLGLITKFDAGI
- a CDS encoding RNA polymerase-binding protein RbpA, which produces MASGNSAIRGSRVGSGPMGEQDRGFHADRVAVSYWDAQGNETVRYFAANLPEEEIPDVIDSPSTGLPAGRDKDNPPAVAKLEPYKTHLAYVKERRTEEEAAALLEEALQQLRARRGTAQATD
- the pgl gene encoding 6-phosphogluconolactonase, which encodes MTNERRVLVHPDKDTLAGAVAARFITKVLDLLDAQETVHVVLTGGSMGGAVLEAVRESPARQSVDWDRVHFWWGDERWVPDGDADRNDRLSREALLDALQLPAGNIHPFPASDQGISLDEAADAYAAELARFGAEGLAHPVFDIVFLGVGPDGHIASLFPHRSGIQVVDRPVIAVRESPKPPPERLSLTRPVINASQRVWLVLAGADKAAALGLALAGASRDEVPVAGIKGRRRTVFFVDRDAAAEVPDALIARDY
- a CDS encoding glucose-6-phosphate dehydrogenase assembly protein OpcA is translated as MIVELPDTTTSQVSKTLVKIREEGGVVALGRVLTLIIDTTHDGEEEAIEAANDASREHPMRVIVVSEDDDGSPATESRIDAEIRVGGDAGASEVIILRARGDAADDEQSLVMGLLLPDAPVVTWWPGAAPEVPGDSPLGRIAQRRITDASTQPDPQDALDRLAASYRPGDADFAWTRLTLWRAQLAAVLDQPPYDPVTAVSVTGAVDSPSTTLLAAWLSMQLGAPADCTLTGLEHGSHGIHGVHLVRPNGRIELVRDQPGVATLRQPGQPVHDLALPRRSLRDCLADELRRLDPDELYGEVITRGLALVSQRAANDEGATA
- the zwf gene encoding glucose-6-phosphate dehydrogenase, coding for MHPVEITATHNPLRSPKDYRLNRIAGPSSLIIFGVTGDLSRKKLMPAVYDLANRGLLPPGFALVGFARRDWEDQDFEKVVHDSVQQYARTEFREDVWQQLARGIRFVPGAFDDDAAFDRLRRTVEELDRERGTMGNHAFYLSIPPKSFPIVTEQLKRSGLTEQKEGQWRRVVIEKPFGSDLKTAIELNDVVASVFPPDSVFRIDHYLGKETVQNILALRFANQLYEPIWNANFVDHVQITMAEDIGVGGRAGYYDGIGAARDVIQNHLLQLLALTAMEEPISFDAADLRAEKEKILRAVRLPDDLATATARGQYSGGWQGGEKVIGFLDEDGMNPDSTTETYAAMKLLIGTRRWAGVPFYLRAGKRLGRRVTEIAVVFKRAPQQVFADSQTSQLGQNALVIRVQPDEGVTIRFGSKVPGAGMQVRDVTMDFGYGHAFTEASPEAYERLILDVLLGDPPLFPRQEEVELSWKILDPIEEFWATQGRPEQYSPGSWGPASADELLARDGRTWRRP
- a CDS encoding glucose-6-phosphate isomerase, whose product is MNVRISVSGPAAEAVRRLVPQLVADDVASRITALDASLWGPEAEPEASKRLGWTEAVAISRPLLPEIAALRDQLRADGVDHIVLAGMGGSSLAPEVITRTARAHLTVLDSTEPAQVGAALADRLERTALVVSSKSGSTVETDSQRRIYEQAFRDAGIDPASRIVVVTDPGSPLDESARAVGYRVFNADPTVGGRYSALTAFGLVPSGLAGVDLEELLGEAEAIELALAVDSEENPGLVLGAAIAGAEPRRDKLAIVADGTHIVGFADWAEQLIAESTGKDGTGILPVVLDRGAPELANVADDVQVVRLVSDAGTDLFVDDTHGEIRVSGTLGAQLLVWEYATAVAGRILGINPFDQPDVESAKIAARGLLDARPEPAPAAFVTDGIEVRGTPDVIGAASDLTSAIEVLLEEVPADGYISVQAYVDRVAHPEFAELRDQLAARSGRPVTFGWGPRFLHSTGQYHKGGPAHGVFLQLVQRSADDLAIPERPFTFGELIAAQASGDASVLAEHGRPVLTLTLNDPSADLASLRSAIG
- the tal gene encoding transaldolase yields the protein MSTNTPTAALSQAGVSIWLDDLSRQRITSGGLERLIAERDVVGVTTNPTIFAAALTDGESYREQLHALAADGADVDRAVFEITTDDVRDAADHFLPVYERSQGYDGRVSIEVSPDLAHDTDATVAEAHRLWEKVDRPNVMIKIPATLEGLPAITAAIAAGISVNVTLIFSLDRYRQVIDAYLTGLEQAKAAGIDLSTIHSVASFFVSRVDTEIDKRLAAIGTPEAAALKSRAGVANAQLAYELFEQEFASPRAVALLDAGANRQRPLWASTGVKDPSLPDTLYVTELVARGVVNTMPEKTLEATYDHGVIEGDSVTGKYAEAGRLLDALASAGVDYDDVTALLEREGVEKFIVSWKELLDTVRGALESAR